The nucleotide sequence GCAGCGTAGGAAACCGCTCGATAAACCGATTAAAATACGGAATGACCGTATCTACCCGCGTTTGCTGCAGCATAATTTCCGAAACCCAAATATGATAAGGATCCCCGCTACCTCGCCATGGCAAATCACGCTGCTCTCTCTGATACCATTTAAGTAGCTCCGTGCTGAAGTAACGTCGATTGTTGTCATCATAAGCTTGTACGCTCATCTCTTTCTCCTTCTTGCGATCTCTATGCGTCTTCTGCCATCGATGCAACCCTCATTCTGCGATAGCGGCTTGGCGTCATCCCCGTGTGGGATTTGAACATTCTTGAGAAATGATAGATTTGCATCCCTACCTGATTAGCTACCTTCGATACATTACAATCAGGACGAGCGAGCAGGCTCTTAGCAGTTTCAATTCTCCGATGTATGACATATTGAATCGGCGAATAGCCGAGAATATTCTTGAACATGGCGATAAAATAGTTCGGGTGCAAATAAGCTTGTTTAGCTAAATCCTCCACCGTAATATTGTCTGAGATATGATCATCGATATAGCGAATGACAGCGTCAATCTTTTGCAAATCCTGTGTAGGACAGTCCTCAGTTGCATGAATCGTAATCTGTTCGAGGTATATGCTGAGCAGCTCTAGCATGACGGACTTCACTCGTAATTGCGAGGTGAGCTGCGGATATTGTTGTAGCATGATTACACGGTCAAATAAACCCGATACAACTTCTAGATCGGGAACTAGGAAGTTATTCGGAAGCTGTAGACTTCGAAAAAGTTCACGATCCTCATAGCTTTGCCGGTAATGGCACCACTTTAGCTCCAATATTTTACCGGGTTCGACAGAGACTCTATGCACGATTCCGCTTAACATAATAACCATCTTGCCGGGCATCAAATCAATTTCACCATCTTGCAAAATAAGCTTTCCTTCTCCATCTTCAACAAAAAACAGACGATTACACTCTAGATTCCACTCTTTCTGGATACCAGCGTTGCGTCCGAAATGTTTTTCACCTGAATCTAATACTTCGATTTGCATTTGTTCCAGATGTTTCATCATGATTGATACGTAGGTCTGAGTCATTGTCGCCCCTTCTCGCCCATTTGTTCAACTAATAGTCATTCATGGGCTAATTCCTCAACAATTGCTGTTGCTGCCGCCAAAGATCGTTCATGGGTGATCGCAATATGTACGACGCACCGTTCTTTTTGAAGCCCAAGTCGGGTTAAAGCTGCTTCAGATAGTTCACAGATTGGCTTGCCTTGCTCGTTTCGAGTTACTTCAACATCATGAAACCCAACGATTGTACCAATGCCACAGCCTAACGCTTTGACTACAGCTTCTTTGGCTGCAAATCTGCCCGCAACAAATTCAATCTCTCTTTTTGCTGACATTTCACTTAATCTTGCTTGTTCACTTGGTGTTAATATACGTGCAATAAATTTATCCTTGCCCGTTCCAGAGAGCACGGATGCGATCCGATCCAGTTCGACGACATCAAGACCTACACCACGTATCATCGCTCGCGTTAAATGCCTGGGATTGCTAGTCGCTTATGCTCTGTTCGAGCATAGTGCTTCTCTAGCGTTTCCCTTGCTTTCGGATTAATGGCTTTACCTTCTAAGTAATCGCTGTTCTCCTCATAGGTGACACCTAGCTCGGCTTCATCCGTTTGTCCAGCCCATAAGCCTGCAGTTGGTGCTTTATCAATCACTTCGGCAGGTACACTCAGCCTTCTGGCAAGCTGACGTACTTGACGCTTATTTAAGCTGCTTAACGGTGTAACATCGACAGCACCATCTCCCCACTTCGTGAAGAAGCCTGTTAATGCCTCCGACGCATGATCTGTACCGACAACTAGTAAGTTAAGGTCGAAGGCTAGCGCATACTGAACGACCATCCGCATTCGCGCCTTCACATTCCCTTTGCCTCCGCGACTCATATGACGATGAATTCCGAGCGCTTTGAAAGCATACTCCGTCTCAATCGCCACCTCATCTACTGCTTCCTCGATGTTTGTTTCCACTTTATGCTCGAGTTCGAACGCCTCAGCTACTGCATAGCTATGCGCAATATCTTCTTGCTCTCCATAGGGTTGGAATACACCGAGAGTCATATAGGGCTTTCCCGTCTCATTTGACAATTCGTCCGTAGCTTGTTTGCACAAGCCTGCCGCCACTGCACTATCTACCCCACCACTGATCGCAATGAGCAAGCCTGATGACCCTGCCTGCTTCACCAGCTTTTTCAAAAAATCGACTCGACGTCGAATCTCATCATCCACATCAATTGTTGGCTTAACCCCAAGCTTTGCGATGATCTCATGCTGCAGGCTCATCTGCTTTCCCCCTCATAAGACTCGACTATAAGTAAATAAAAAGCATCTCATGAAGACGGCAAACTCGGCCGTACCTCAGAGATGCTTAAGGATTATCGGCAATAACGATCAAAGGCAGCCGTTAAGTCCGCCGAGATATCATCCGCACTGCGGTTTTCAATCTGATGGCGCTCGATGAAGTGAACAAGCTCTCCGTCCTTAAAAAGTGCAATCGATGGTGAAGACGGTGGATAAGGCATAAAGTATTCGCGCGCCTTAGCTGTCGCTTCTTTATCTTGTCCCGCGAACACAGTGAACAAGTGATCCGGTGTTACTTCGTTCTGCAGCGCTGTTGCAACGCCTGGACGACATTGTCCAGCTGCACATCCACATACAGAGTTGATGACTACTAACGCTGTTCCGGATGCATTTGGAAGGTTCTCTTCCACCTGCTCTGGTGTTGTTAATTCTTGAATCCCAATCCGCGTAAGCTCATCACGCATCGGTTGAACCATATCCATCATATATCTTTCGAATGACATCGACATAACTATGCCGCCTCGCTTTCTTAATTACAGGTTTTGCGGGTATTTCCGCTACTTACTATTATACAGTGCAGTCGTTCCGTCCGTCAAAATGATAAAGCAAAACCGTAGAAGATTATATGCTACCATTTAACGACCATATCTCACTCATAGCGGACATGAGAGACCTTATTTGCTTCAATACGACCATATCTCACTCATAGCGGACATGAGAGACCTTATTTGCAATAAATTATGCATTTTAGACGCTAGAAACCGCAAATAAGGGCTTTGGCGTCCGATCAATACTCAAAAACCCCTTAAATCGCCAAATAGCGTCTCTCATGTCCGCTATGAAGTCATCTATGTTATAGGGGTCCTACTACGCTGGAGATCCTTTACACAGACATGTAGAAGAGAATCGACAATTTTACTTGCTAGGCGCACCTAAATAAGACTCTTCGCAATATCGCGAAGAGCCTTATTCAATCTCCTATGGCTCGTCTAGCACTTCAGGCAAAAAGTACAACTCCTCATCTTCCCATTCCTCTGAATGAGAAGATGCTTGCTCCTGAACCAATCTTTGTCCCCAGACGAACGGCTCCCGCTGACCCCGGATGTCGCGGTTATCCTCCCGAAAATCATTTCCAAGCGGATTGAGCTCCAACTCGTCGCGTCCTACAACTGGCTGCATGCCCACGTATGGGGGAAGGCTATCGTTACTCATGCCAATAGCTTCGCGATTAACGCTTATGTCGCCGGACGGTTAGGACCGTCTAGCTTTTTATCAATTCCCGGGGATTCTTGCTTGGCATTGGCTTCTGACCTTTGTCCTGGACCTGATCGTCGTTGTTTTTGTGACATGGAAGTTACCTCCTCGAGTGGTTGAATCCCCCATAGTCTGCCCATTGGATTAGTTGTTATCCATTTATTTTTAAGCAAACACGTTTATAATGATAAGACAACTATTCAATATGAGGACAAAGAGGTTTAATGCGATGAGCTATGATGTGATCGTTATCGGGGGCGGGTCTGCCGGTCTGATGGCAAGTATTGCGGCAAGTGAGCAGGGCTCGAAGGTTCTGCTTTTAGATAAAAGCGACAAGCTAGGACGAAAGCTCGGTATCTCTGGCGGTGGACGCTGCAACGTCACGAATGCCAAAGAATTGGACGAGCTTATTAAACATATTCCGGGTAACGGACGGTTTTTGTATAGCGCGCTTGCAACTTTCGGTAATCAGGAGATCATTCGATTTTTCGAGAACCTCGGAATTGCGCTGAAGGAAGAGGATAATGGCAGAATGTTCCCAGTCACCGATCGTGCCAAAACCGTCGTAGACGCCTTAGTCAATCAAGTGCGTGCCCATGGAGTGCACATTCGCGAAAATGTTCCAGTCCAGGAGGTTCTCTATAAAGATGGTCGGACGAGTGGCATTCGGTTGACAACTGGCGAAACGATTAGCGGAAAATGTATCATCGTTGCTGTTGGAGGTAAATCAGTCCCTCATACAGGGTCTACAGGTGACGGATATGCTTGGGCAGAACAAGCAGGACATACGATTACTGAGCTTTTTCCAACTGAAGTGCCATTAACATCTAAAGAATCGTTTATTCGCAGTCGGGAATTGCAGGGATTATCATTAAGAGATGTGACCTTATCCGTTTGGAACAGCAAGGGTAAAAAAATCATTAGCCACGAGGGCGATATGATCTTCACCCACTTTGGCCTCTCGGGACCGATCGCATTGCGTTGCAGTCAATTCGTTGTTAAGCAATTGAAGCAAAGTGGCGGTGGCACTGTATGCGTAACGATTGACTTAATGCCTAAATATAGCGTCGACGAGTTCTTCGCCCACACTTATTCACTCGCAAAGCAAGAGAATAAAAAAGCGATCAAAAATGTGCTAAAAAGCGTGCTGCCTGAACGACTGCTACCGACAATGATGAGTATGTCAGGCTTGCAAGAGGATTTAACCTATGACAATATCCCAAAGCTGGCATGGATGAAGCTGGCTGAAGTTGCGAAGGCATTTCCTGTGCAGGTGAATGGAACACTTTCCATAGAAGAAGCATTCGTTACAGGTGGTGGTGTGAACTTGAAGGAGATCGACCCGCGCACTATGGCATCGAAGCTAATGAACGGACTATATTTTGCAGGAGAAGTATTGGACATTCATGGTTATACGGGTGGCTACAATATTACTGCAGCATTTTCCACAGGGTACACTGCGGGGAAAAGTGCCTCTGAAGAGGCGCTTAATTAATAAAAAACCTCCTTCTTGTTACCGGCAAGAAGGAGGTATCGAAAAAAGGGAGGCTCCCTTAATTCTCATTTCATTGTAGCCTATTTTACAATTAGCGGAAAGTTTGGAGTTGTTCGTTTAGTACTTTCGTATTAGCATACACATTTTGATAGATTGGAAATAATTTCGCATAGCGCTCACTAGTTTCTGGATTCGGGCTATAGGTGCGTGCATGCTTGACGAACACTTCACCGCACGCATCAAGACTAGGGAACCAGCCACAGCCGAATGCTGCAAGCATCGCCGCTCCTAGACCCGGACCTTGCTCATTCTCTAGCGCGACCACATCCGCTTGGAAAATATCCGCTTGCATTTGAAGCCAAACCGGATTTTTCGCACCGCCACCTATCGACACGATAGTGTCAACCTGTTTCCCTGCTGCACGGAACATCGCAATTGACTCATTGAGAGAGAATGTAATTCCTTCCATGACCGCCTTGGCAAAATGCGCCCTAGTGTGACTGCCATCCATCCCAATAAAGCTTCCCCGTATGTTAGCGTCAGGATGGGGCGTCCGTTCTCCGACGAGATAAGGCGTAAACAGCAATCCACCCGATCCTGCTGGAACATCCTCGATACCAGACAGTAATTGATCGTAGGATTCACCCTTGGCGAAAGTATTCCTGAACCAACTTAAAGAATATCCCGCTGCAAGTGTAACTCCCATCGCATAAAAGGCATCTGGCTTGCCATGGTTAAAGAAGTGAACCTTCCCCTCATAATCGGAAGATGCATCTCCCTCGTACGTAAGAATTACACCCGATGTACCAATGCTGCATAGCGTAAGACCTGGTGATAGAATGCCTGCACCAATCGCTCCGCAAGCATTGTCCGCGCCCCCAGCGAATACTTTCGTATTTGTGCTGAGTCCAGTTACTTCTGCAACTTCAGATGTTAAATTACCGACTAAGCCGCTCGCTTCAATCAATGGAGGACAAAGACCCGCAGAAAGCTCGAATGCTCTTAACACCTCGTCACTCCACTGCCGATTCGCGACATCGAGCAGCAATGTGCCCGCTGCGTCCGACAAGTCCATATGGACTTCGCCAGTTAACCGGAGACGCAAGTAATCCTTCGGCAAAAGAAACTTAGTTGCTCTCGCAAACGCCTCTGGCTCATGCTCTTTCACCCATAGCAATTTGGGTAATGTAAAGCCCTCTAGCGCAGGGTTTCTTGTTACTGTCAGGAGCAGGTTACCAAGCTTGCGCTCAATCAACCGACATTGCTCCGTTGTACGTGTGTCGTTCCAAAGTATAGCTCTACGAATCGGACGAAGCTGCTGATCGAGCAAAACTAGACCGTGCATTTGCCCCGAAAAACTCATTCCTTCGATATCGTCGGCTTTTACACCCGATTGCTGAACTAGGTCGCGGAGCGCATCAATTGTTCCCGTAACCCAATCCTCGGGCTCTTGTTCACTCCAACCCGACTTCTCATGATAAAGCGGATATTCGCGCGAAGCTTCTGCTTTGACGACACCATTGCTACCAATAAGAAGCGTCTTTACAGCGCTCGTTCCCAAATCTACGCCAATGACATATTTCATAGGAAGCTCCTCTTATACGCTGAAAATAATATCGTTAAGTGTAGCCTTAATCTGCTCAAGACGTGCAGACTCGTTTTTGATCGGTTGCGCTTGAAGCACATACGCTTCCAACGACTTCAATGTTGCTTTACCGGACACAATATCTGCACCGATGCCTTCCTTGAAGCTACGGTAACGGAAATCTGTAATATTTTCAAACACACGCTCTTCGATCAGCTTTGCCGCTGCTTTTAAACCACGTGCATAAGTATCCATCCCTGCGATGTGTGCGAAGAACAAATCATCATCTTCGAACGACGAGCGACGTACCTTCGCATCAAAGTTTACGCCACCGCGACCGATGCCACCTTCGTTGCTCAAAATTTCGAACATTGCAAGCGACGTCGATACGAGATCTGTCGGGAATTCATCTGTATCCCAGCCGAGTAGCATATCCCCTTGGTTCGCATCAATCGAACCGAGCATGCCGTTAATGCGTGCGAACCGAAGCTCATGCTCGAAAGTATGACCCGCAAGCGTCGCATGGTTTGCTTCGATATTAAATTTGAACTTATCTTTCAGACCATAGTTTTGCAAAAATGACATCGCAGTTTGCACGTCAAAGTCGTATTGGTGTTTGGATGGCTCTTTCGGTTTCGGCTCAATTAAAAACTGTGCATCGAAGCCGATTTCCTTCGCATAATCTACAGCCATGTTGAGGAAACGACCCAAATTATCAAGCTCAAGCTTCAAGTCTGTGTTGAGCAACGACTCGTAGCCTTCGCGGCCACCCCAGAATACGTAGTTTTCTGCACCGAGCTCTTTACCAACTTCTAGCCCTTTTTTCAATGTTGCTGCAGCGTATGCGAACACTTCTGCATTGTTCGTCGTACTTGCACCATGGACATAGCGTGGATTTGTGAACAGATTAACTGTGTTCCATAATAGCTTCTTGCCCGTAGACTTCTGGTAGTCCTTCAGCATTGCAACGATGACATCTAGGTTTTTGTTCGTTTCAGCAAGCGTCGCGCCTTCTGGTGCGATGTCTGCATCGTGGAACGCATAGAATGGAACTTGAAGCTTATCTAGCAATTCGAAGTTCGCCTCTACACGAGCTTTAGAGCGATCAAGCGGAGATAGTGAATCCCAGCTGCGGACTGCTGTACCTGCACCGAAAGGATCACCGCCATTCGCATTGAACGTATGCCAGTACGCAACTGCGAATCTTAAGTGCTCCTCCATTGTTTTACCGAAAATAACCTCTTTAGGATTGTAGTGCTTGAATGCAAACGGGTTTTTCGAATCACGACCCTCATATTGGATCTTAGGCACATTAGGAAACTTACTCACTCGTTATTCCTCCTTGTAAGCGTTATCTTATTGATATTATGAAATCAGAATAACATGATTAACTTAGTTTGTCTATTGGATAAACAAAGTTTTTGTTACTTTTGTGCTCAAGAACAAATGTGGATTTTTGTATCCTCTATTCGAACGCACAGACAATTCACTTTTACACACATAGACTAGCATGGTGATGAACAATCACAATAACTTAGCGGTGGTGATTACTGTGAGTTGTGCTGTTGGTCATGGAGGTATGGGTGCTGCTGCATTTGTGCTTGTTCTTTTCATACTTCTTGTTATTATCCTACGTGCAGGAACTGGAATTTACTAATAACAAATAAGGTGTTCAATATGCTTTGCCCCATTCTGAGCAGCCACATGATGGGGCTTTTCTTTTTTTATTATTAACATATCTTGCACACTTAGTTTATCTACCCAATAAACAAAATTTAGCAGGAGTAGATTGTGCTATACTAGAACCATCTATATTTGCAAAGGAGTCGCTACTTCACTTATGACGACACCAACAGGTGATCAGGCGTTAATAAAACGTATAAATACAGCCATCGTGCTCGAGTCGATTTTACGAGGGGCTCCGCTTTCACGTGCTCAAATTTCTGAACAAACAGGACTCAATAAGGCTACAGTATCTAGTCTTGTTCAGGATTTAATTGATCAGTCACTTGTAAAAGAGATCGGTCGTGGTGAATCGAGTGGTGGTCGTAAACCTGTAATGCTTGAGTTCATTGCCACAGCAGGCTATGCGATCGGACTTGATCTAGGAGTAAACTATATTCGTGGCGTCGTTACGAATATTCGAGGTGAAGTCGTCGTGGAACGAACGTCCTCTCTTCGGCATATTGAACCAGACTTTGTCATTAACTCGCTATGCGACATGATTGACGATTTGATCAGCGCTGCGCCCGCACAAGGTCCCTACGGTTTCGTTGGGATCGGCATTGGTGTGCCGGGAATTGTGGATGACAGTGGTAGCATTTTATTCGCCCCTCACCTTCAGTGGCGTGATATTCCTCTCTGTCGAATGATCTCCGAGCGTTATTCGATACCCGTCACAATAGATAACGAAGCAAACGTAGGTGCACTAGGTGAGCAAAAATACGGTGCCGGTCACCAAATTTCAAATTTGATTTATGTCAGCGTTGGCATGGGGATCGGAACAGGTCTAATTTTGAATCGCACACTGTACAAGGGCACTTCCGGATACTCTGGAGAGATGGGACATCTTACTGTGGATGCACACGGCAAGCCTTGCAACTGTGGCAATCGTGGCTGTTGGGAGAAGTATGCTTCTGAACAGTCGTTGTTAGAAGATGCTGAGAAGCTCGGATTCGATAGCTTGGAAAGTCTAATCGTTGCCGCTGAGGAAGGAAATAACGATGTGCTCGCATTGTTCGCGAAAATAGGTGAATATCTAGGTGTCGGGATAACGAACATCGTAAACGTATTCAACCCAGATGCTATCGTTATTGGTAATAGGATGAGCATAGCTCGTCCATGGATTGAGGCCAGTCTGCGCCAGACAGTAGTGCAGCGTGCGCTCGGCTTTCATTTACGGAAAGTACAACTTCTATTCGCCGAGCTTGGCGAACGTTCCGCTATGATGGGAGCTGCCGAGATGGCGATCTCTGGATTTTTTACACGTCTGAAGTCTTCCTAAGGTCGATTTACTCTAAAAGTCTACATAATATCTCAGCCTTCCTCGTAAAATGTCACTATTCAGCACACTAAAAATATGATAAAAATAATCATATACTTATATAGTTAAAGGTACCTTTGCACGACATTCCGATCAACTTAGATAACGGAGGGCGCTTTTACATGAACGATAGACTAGCAGAGATGGCTGAATTACTCAAACTTCTAGGTGACCGAACGCGTCTAGCGATTCTTGGCTTGCTGCAGGAACGTGAGCTATGTGTTGGCGACATTGTGGATATACTAGGCACTAGTCAACCCAATGCAAGCCAACATTTGCGCAAACTAAAAAGCGCCGGCCTCGTTAATGAGAGCAAACGCGGACAATGGGTATTCTATTCACTCAACCTTGATGAATTCCCAGATTTACGCATCTTCCTATCGCAGCTACCAGGGAGAAAAGAGCGACTACAGTCGCTATCTGAGTTACCCTCTAAAAGCTAATTGCACATTCTCTAGTACATAAATCGATGGGGCAAAGATAGGAGCTGTCCCATAAATGAGTTTGCTCACTATACTGACAAATGTGAAAATAGCGGCGTAAGGGAGGTTATCCCACGCCGCTATTTCGTGTTTTCGTTTCGTGCAACAAATTCATGAAGATAAGCTAGTTATAATGTACAAAATACAACGTACTAAAACCAAATTACCCCTGTCCCTTTAATGCCTTCAACCTCTTCATCACATCATTCGTGCCACGTCCAAAGTAATCATGCAATAGCGTGTATTCTTGGTAGAGCTTCTCGTACATTGCGACATTCTCAGGAATTGGCTTGTAGGTTTCTTCACGCACACGTGCCATCGCGCCTGCAGCATCAACAATGCTGTCGTATCCACCATTGGAGCTCCCTGCGGCGACTGCCGCAAACATTGCCGCACCGACGGCAGGTGTTTGCTTGGAATCGGCAATTTTAATTTCGCGATTCGTGACGTCTGCATAGATTTGCATTAACAGGCCATTGCGCTGTGGCAGTCCACCGCAAGCGTATACTTCATGCACCGGCACGCCATTTGAATGAAATGCATCTATAATCTTACGAGTGCCAAATGCGGTTGCTTCCAGCAATGCGCGATACACTTCCTCTGGCTTCGTCAGTAAGGTGTAGCCTACAAGTACTCCCGTTAAATTGGTGTCCACAAGCACTGAACGATTGCCATTCCACCAATCGAGAGCCAATAATCCCGTCTCACCTGGCTTATATTGCATTGCCCGCTCTGTCAGCCATTGGTGCACACTAACCCCATCATTCTCAGCAGCTTCCTTCACATAACCAGGCACTGACTCCTCAACAAACCATTCGAAAATGTCGCCGACCGCCGATTGACCTGCCTCATATCCGAGATAGCCCGGAATGATGCCATCCTCAACGACACCACACATTCCTTCGACCTCAACTTCAGCAGTACCCAGTAACATATGGCATATCGATGTTCCCATCGCCATCACGAGTTTGCCTGGACCAACAACACCTACTGCAGGAACAGCAGCATGTGCATCTACATTGCCGACCGCGATTGCCGTCCCTGCACGAAGACCAATTAACTCAGCCATTGCTGCAGTTAACTCGCCTGCCTTTGTCCCGAGTGCCTCAATATCTCCGCGCAGCTTCGTACCTACGATATTTTCCATTTGAGGATCGAGCGCCTTGAAAAATTCCCGACTCGGATAACCCTCTTGCTTATGCCATATCGACTTATAACCCGCTGTACAACTATTGCGCACAAATTGCCCTGTCAACTGCGAAATAACCCAGTCGGTAGCCTCAGTAAACAAGTCAGTCGCTTCATACACGTCTGGCGCTTCATTGACGATCTGCCATATCTTCGCGATCATCCATTCTGAAGAGATTTTTCCACCGTAACGTGGTAGAAATTTCTCTCCCCGCTCAGCAGCAATCGCATTCAATCTGTCTGCTTCATCTTGGGCAGCATGGTGCTTCCATAGCTTGACCCAGCTATGCGGATTGTTTTGCCACTCAGGCTTAAAACAGAGCGGGACTCGATCCTCGTCAACAGGCAGCATCGTGCATGCCGTAAAATCAATAGCAAGTCCGATCACGTCTCCCACGTCAATTCCAGACGCTTTAATAACGGCTGGCACGGATCTACGCAACACTTCTATATAATCATCGGGATGCTGCAATGCCCAATCATGACCAAGCATTTGACCAGAAGTCGGCAGCTTTTCATCAATCACTCCATGCGGATAAGGCGTCACATGATCTGCGATCTCTGCTCCATTCGACAAATCAACAAGTACTGCGCGACCGGACTGCGTCCCATAATCCACACCAATCGTATATTTCCGACTCACTTAATATCGCCTCCAGGTTGACCATAATAGGCATTCGCCCCATGCTTGCGCAAATAGTGCTTATCCAGCAATGGCTGAGACATCGGCTGCACTTCTGCTTTTAACTGACAAGTATGATAAGCCATCTTTGCCACTTCCTCTAGCACAACGGCGTTATGCAACGCATCCATCGCATCTTTCCCCCATGCGAATGGCGCATGACTGTTCACGAGCACACCCGGCACTTGATCCGGATTTACTTTGCTAAACGTCTCCACAATCACATTGCCCGTCTCTGCTTCATAAGCGCCATTAATCTCAGCTTCAGTCATCTGCCTAGTACACGGAATCGTTCCATAGAAGTAATCCGCTTGTGTCGTTCCGAGCGCTGGAATGCCTTGACCGGCCTGTGACCATACTGTCGCCCATGGAGAATGGGTATGTACGATACCGCCAATATTTGAAAAAGAACGATAGAGAACTAGATGCGTCGGTGTATCTGAAGAGGGACGCAAAGTACCTTCAACTACTCGACCATTCAAATCGAGCACAACCATATGCTCGGGCTTGAGCTCCTCATAGGGTACACCGCTTGGTTTAATGACCATTAACTGCGAAGCACGATCGAATCCGCTCACATTTCCCCAAGTAAAGGTGACTAGCCCATATTTGGGTAGTTCTGCATTCGCACGACACACCTGCTCTTTAAGTTGTTCTAACAAGTTAAACACTGCTCCTTTCCTACATTAACACTATGTGTACATATCATTTCAACCCCAATTATACACTTGTACGTACATGTATGTCGATAGTAAGCTCGCAATTTTGCAAGCTCGACGTACATACTTATTGCACAGGTGCTGTAGATTGACGAACGACTAATTGTGGCGAATATAGCTTCATTTGGCTAGGAGCTTTAGAGCCTTTATCCAGCAAGGAAATCAACATCTCTGCTGCTTGCTCACCGAGTAAAGACTTAGGATGCTCAACTGTCGTCAGCTTCACTTCCGTTGCGGTTGCCAAATAAGAATCATCGTAGCCGACAATTGATAATTGCTCAGGCACACTCACTTCATATTTCCTAATCACATCGAGCAACGACACAGCCAACTGATCGTTGTAGCATACAATCGCGGTTGGCGGTTCTGCAGATTGTAGCATTTCACCGAGAGCGGTATGAGGTCGTTCTTCTTTATCCTCTGTTCGATAACGAATCAACAACTCATGGTCGACCGACAACCCTAGCTCTCGAAAGCCGCGCATAAACCCTTTCATCCGTGCAACGCCCTGCAAATCATCTGTTTTGAAAAAAGCTGCAATACGCCGATGGCCAAGCTCTAGCAAATGATTGACTGCAAGCCATCCGCCTGCTTCATCGTCCATCATGACGGAGGAGCAATCCAAATCCGGATACCGCTCATTGATCATGACGAGTGGTATACCATGATCCTCTAACGCAAAATAATTATCGAAATTCGGATTTCCCTCTGCGCTTTTTGTTGGCTCGACAATGAGTCCACACACCGAATGGCTCAGCATCATCTCGATGCTTTCACGCTCGCGATCTTTACGATTGTCTGTGCTCGAAATGAGCAAGCGGTAACCATGCTCCTTCAATGTAGCTTCTACCCCTCGAACAATCGATGGGAAAATATAGTCCGAAATATACGTGGTCACAATCCCGACTGTTCGGTTGCCCGTTGCGCTTCTTCGCTCTCCCGTATTCCGACTAACGAACGTCCCCTTCCCTTGCTCACGAGCTAGCCACCCTTCCGA is from Candidatus Cohnella colombiensis and encodes:
- a CDS encoding GntR family transcriptional regulator, with the protein product MSMQSPKYMQLKEQILSWIASGRFRPGDKLPSENELAEQFELSRQTVRQSIGELVSEGWLAREQGKGTFVSRNTGERRSATGNRTVGIVTTYISDYIFPSIVRGVEATLKEHGYRLLISSTDNRKDRERESIEMMLSHSVCGLIVEPTKSAEGNPNFDNYFALEDHGIPLVMINERYPDLDCSSVMMDDEAGGWLAVNHLLELGHRRIAAFFKTDDLQGVARMKGFMRGFRELGLSVDHELLIRYRTEDKEERPHTALGEMLQSAEPPTAIVCYNDQLAVSLLDVIRKYEVSVPEQLSIVGYDDSYLATATEVKLTTVEHPKSLLGEQAAEMLISLLDKGSKAPSQMKLYSPQLVVRQSTAPVQ